Proteins from a single region of Chloroherpeton thalassium ATCC 35110:
- a CDS encoding glycosyltransferase: MNEENQYQYTPLPEPIPITEQDWPEGTKPMVTTRTMTYMHENYIRECIEGILMQKTTFPVQVLIHDDASTDMTANIVKEYADKYPKLITAYFQKENSYTKSDKIERRKPFFDLIAGKYIALCEGDDYWIDPYKLQKQVGFLEANSDYGLVYTEINCYHQKSRNLEEKAFKNRLGIHDNTFEDFLIHGWFIAPCTWLYRERYNNYKLKNNNLIGDLPLLLNISSKSKIGFLKDVTSTYRVLNKSASSRNDIIKRIKIQFNTLSIRKEYAVQYDIYDKLKYKMNLMLVIQMIKILYFFFPLKKKK, encoded by the coding sequence ATGAACGAAGAGAATCAATACCAATATACCCCATTACCCGAGCCAATTCCTATTACCGAACAAGATTGGCCTGAAGGAACAAAACCTATGGTTACTACACGAACGATGACTTATATGCATGAGAATTATATAAGAGAGTGTATAGAGGGTATATTAATGCAAAAGACAACATTCCCCGTTCAAGTTTTAATCCATGATGATGCTTCCACAGATATGACTGCTAACATAGTAAAGGAATACGCGGATAAATATCCAAAATTAATAACAGCTTATTTTCAAAAAGAAAATTCTTATACTAAATCTGATAAAATAGAAAGAAGAAAGCCATTTTTTGATTTAATAGCAGGTAAGTATATTGCTCTTTGTGAAGGTGATGATTATTGGATTGACCCTTATAAATTGCAGAAGCAGGTGGGTTTTCTAGAGGCAAATTCTGATTACGGTTTAGTTTATACAGAAATAAACTGTTATCATCAAAAAAGCAGAAACTTGGAAGAAAAGGCTTTTAAAAATAGATTAGGTATTCATGATAATACATTTGAAGATTTTTTAATTCATGGTTGGTTTATAGCTCCATGCACTTGGTTATATAGGGAAAGATATAATAATTATAAGTTAAAAAATAACAATTTAATTGGTGATTTGCCGTTGTTATTAAATATTTCTTCAAAATCAAAAATTGGATTTTTGAAAGATGTAACATCTACTTATCGAGTTTTAAATAAATCTGCATCAAGTAGAAATGATATTATTAAAAGAATAAAAATCCAGTTTAATACTTTATCTATTAGAAAAGAATATGCTGTGCAATATGATATTTATGACAAGCTTAAATATAAAATGAACTTAATGCTTGTAATTCAAATGATAAAAATATTGTATTTTTTTTTCCCTTTGAAGAAAAAAAAATAA
- a CDS encoding HAD family hydrolase, which yields MRFNYKTIFWDFDGVLMESNTIRDIGFRKVLQNYPSEQVEQLIVFHKKNGGLSRYVKFRYFFEDIRFEKVDEEKIYQLADDFSVLMRNLLIDNSLLIDETIAFVKDNYDKYDMYIVSGSDERELRFLCEKLFIDKYFKGIYGSPTPKTALIEKVLRENTAYLREECVLVGDSINDYEAAKQNSIHFEAYNSDELNKFNTNKESIF from the coding sequence ATGAGGTTTAATTATAAAACAATATTTTGGGATTTTGATGGCGTTTTAATGGAATCTAATACGATTCGTGATATTGGTTTTCGTAAAGTTCTTCAAAATTATCCGTCAGAACAAGTTGAACAATTAATTGTTTTTCATAAGAAAAATGGAGGTCTCTCCAGATACGTAAAGTTTAGATATTTTTTTGAAGATATTCGTTTTGAGAAAGTAGATGAAGAAAAAATTTATCAATTAGCTGATGATTTTTCCGTATTGATGCGAAATCTTCTTATTGATAATTCATTGTTAATCGATGAAACAATTGCTTTCGTAAAAGATAATTATGATAAATACGATATGTATATTGTTTCGGGATCAGATGAGAGAGAGCTGCGATTTTTATGCGAAAAATTATTCATTGATAAGTATTTCAAAGGAATTTATGGTTCGCCTACCCCAAAAACAGCGTTGATTGAAAAGGTTTTGCGTGAAAACACGGCTTATTTAAGAGAAGAATGCGTTTTAGTTGGGGATTCAATAAATGATTATGAAGCGGCAAAACAAAATAGTATTCATTTTGAGGCATATAATAGTGATGAATTGAATAAATTTAATACAAATAAAGAAAGTATATTTTAA
- a CDS encoding glycosyltransferase → MMLFLDALYINNSGGKVLLDYLIEQFELSGFAVFYLLDERIKNTHPHIDLSKNKIHYLKASFLKRHLFYLNNKTEFSHVFCFGNIPSSVKLKIPVYTYFHQTLYIKKSGNESLKKYMLLLLKSNVLDFYKKNTNKWLVQSSSVKNDLVKRFALNTDDVLVLPFYPPLSEFKHDSKLKKKNSFLFVSGGNPHKNHILLLKAFEIIYKKGFSAELHLTISDDFSLLKDDIDSLNKIGVPIINHGFVPRNKIAELYSKVEYCIYPSLRESFGLGLIEAMESNCKVIASDLPYVHAVCKPSLVFDPYSVDSIEQAIETALTKNIPDTHQLVHNQIDDLIELFQN, encoded by the coding sequence ATGATGCTTTTTCTTGATGCTTTATATATAAATAATAGTGGCGGTAAGGTTTTACTTGATTATTTAATCGAGCAATTTGAATTGTCTGGTTTCGCTGTTTTTTATCTATTAGATGAGAGAATAAAAAATACACACCCTCACATAGATTTATCTAAAAATAAAATTCATTACTTAAAAGCAAGTTTTTTAAAAAGACATCTTTTTTATCTAAACAATAAAACGGAATTTAGTCATGTTTTTTGTTTTGGTAATATCCCGTCAAGCGTAAAATTAAAAATTCCTGTTTATACATATTTTCATCAAACTTTGTATATAAAAAAGTCTGGAAACGAATCGCTTAAAAAATATATGCTTTTATTGCTTAAATCTAATGTATTGGATTTTTACAAAAAGAATACGAATAAATGGTTAGTTCAATCCAGTTCCGTAAAAAATGATCTGGTAAAACGATTTGCATTAAATACTGATGATGTTTTGGTTTTACCTTTTTACCCACCGTTATCTGAATTTAAACATGATTCAAAATTAAAGAAGAAAAATTCTTTTTTATTTGTCAGTGGGGGGAATCCTCATAAAAATCATATTTTGTTATTGAAGGCTTTTGAGATAATTTATAAAAAAGGTTTTTCAGCAGAATTGCATTTGACTATATCTGATGATTTTTCTCTTTTAAAAGATGATATTGACTCTTTAAATAAGATTGGCGTTCCAATTATTAATCACGGTTTTGTTCCAAGAAATAAAATAGCGGAGTTATATTCAAAAGTTGAGTATTGCATTTATCCATCATTGAGAGAAAGTTTTGGTTTAGGACTAATTGAAGCGATGGAAAGTAATTGTAAAGTTATTGCTTCTGATTTGCCTTATGTTCATGCTGTTTGCAAGCCTTCTTTGGTTTTTGACCCGTATTCAGTGGATAGTATTGAACAGGCAATAGAAACAGCTCTTACAAAAAATATTCCTGATACTCATCAATTAGTGCATAATCAAATAGATGATTTAATAGAATTATTTCAGAATTAA
- a CDS encoding formyltransferase family protein encodes MKDYKIVVIGAVKSTERILNGLLRNNINVVGVLGLDRSVSRKVSGYVDLGALCQVENVPYKSFININDDENIKWVRNLKPDYMFAVGFSQLLKHDILAIPQFGTIGFHPTKLPKGRGRAPLAWLTYNAEDGAASFFLMTDGADSGDIFVQEPFTVDKDDHAFHVEEKILSAIDKGLDKWLPLFKDGRTKPVPQCDEQASYTGIRREIDGLIDWEEPGDMTYARIRAASKPHPGAYTFANGRKLLIWEAAMIDRCNFWGAPGRVLEDVADGYLVQAGDKVLKLLQMEYFDNPKETVSLKVGQLLGYRPQQEIHKMYQEINALKKKIEELKK; translated from the coding sequence ATGAAAGATTATAAAATTGTCGTTATTGGTGCGGTAAAATCCACAGAGCGAATATTAAATGGTTTGTTACGAAATAATATAAATGTAGTCGGCGTATTAGGGTTAGATAGATCCGTATCAAGAAAAGTGAGCGGTTATGTTGACTTGGGCGCTTTGTGTCAAGTTGAAAATGTACCTTATAAGTCATTTATCAATATTAACGACGATGAAAATATTAAGTGGGTTCGCAATCTCAAGCCCGATTATATGTTTGCCGTAGGTTTTTCTCAATTGCTTAAGCATGATATTTTGGCAATTCCTCAGTTTGGAACGATTGGATTTCATCCTACCAAATTGCCCAAAGGTCGCGGTCGCGCTCCTTTAGCGTGGTTGACATATAACGCCGAAGACGGTGCGGCAAGCTTTTTTCTTATGACCGATGGGGCCGACAGTGGTGATATTTTTGTTCAAGAACCATTCACTGTCGATAAAGATGATCATGCGTTTCATGTTGAGGAAAAAATATTATCTGCCATAGATAAAGGTTTAGACAAATGGTTGCCTCTTTTTAAAGACGGGCGAACGAAGCCAGTCCCTCAATGTGACGAACAGGCAAGCTATACGGGCATACGCAGGGAAATAGACGGATTAATAGATTGGGAAGAGCCGGGAGATATGACTTACGCCCGCATTAGAGCCGCTTCGAAACCGCATCCTGGTGCTTATACGTTTGCAAATGGACGAAAGCTTTTAATTTGGGAAGCCGCCATGATAGACAGGTGCAATTTTTGGGGAGCGCCCGGTAGAGTTTTAGAGGATGTGGCAGACGGATATTTAGTGCAAGCCGGCGACAAGGTTTTAAAATTATTACAGATGGAATATTTTGATAATCCGAAAGAGACGGTGAGTTTAAAGGTCGGTCAGTTGTTAGGATATCGCCCTCAACAAGAAATTCATAAAATGTATCAAGAAATAAATGCTTTGAAAAAGAAAATTGAAGAATTAAAAAAGTGA
- a CDS encoding glycosyltransferase family 4 protein gives MRILLIHQYFLEEDDAGGSRFNEMARQWAEKGHQITVLAGTMHANKSEKRDEYKGKFYVRKKQGNVIVWRCHVSESYNSSFFGRLWGYFSFVFSSIFVGLFKAGNGYDVILVTSPPLFVGITAYILSFLKGKPFVFEIRDLWPESAIDTGVITNGFIIKLSYWFEGFIYKKAKLINVLTPAFRKALIEKKAVPKEKLIFIPNAADFSLSDSILASFDSISFRIEQGINDKFVITYVGAHGVANHLIQILDTAELLVDTNVLFQLIGDGMQRSELIEDAKRRNLKNVRFLDPVPKKEVFKYIIASNMGTSVLKRVDTFKTVYSNKTFDYMACKKPILLLIDGVSRELVEAAECGIFAEPECPEDIASKIRLYLENPDLLSIQGENGYNYAKKYFDRGFLAKKYIQYLMNVPS, from the coding sequence ATGAGAATATTACTTATACATCAATATTTTCTTGAAGAAGATGATGCCGGAGGTTCTCGTTTTAATGAAATGGCCAGGCAATGGGCTGAAAAAGGGCATCAGATCACGGTATTGGCCGGAACGATGCATGCAAATAAATCTGAAAAACGAGATGAATATAAAGGAAAGTTTTATGTGAGAAAAAAACAAGGCAACGTGATCGTTTGGCGTTGTCATGTTTCAGAATCATATAATTCGAGTTTTTTTGGCCGTTTGTGGGGTTATTTTTCTTTTGTTTTTAGCTCTATTTTTGTTGGTCTATTTAAAGCCGGAAATGGATATGATGTCATATTAGTTACTTCACCGCCATTATTTGTTGGAATTACTGCTTATATTTTGTCCTTTTTAAAAGGAAAGCCTTTTGTTTTTGAGATAAGAGATTTGTGGCCGGAATCGGCAATAGATACAGGGGTTATTACGAATGGTTTTATTATTAAGTTATCTTATTGGTTTGAAGGCTTTATTTACAAGAAAGCAAAGCTGATTAATGTTTTAACTCCTGCTTTTAGAAAAGCGTTGATAGAAAAGAAGGCTGTTCCTAAGGAAAAACTTATATTTATTCCTAATGCCGCCGATTTTAGTTTGTCCGACTCTATTTTAGCGTCATTTGACTCTATTTCTTTTAGAATAGAGCAAGGAATTAATGATAAGTTTGTAATTACTTACGTTGGGGCGCATGGTGTTGCAAATCACTTAATACAGATTTTAGATACGGCAGAGCTACTTGTTGACACGAATGTGTTATTTCAATTGATTGGCGACGGTATGCAAAGGAGTGAACTAATAGAAGATGCAAAGAGACGGAATTTGAAAAATGTCAGGTTTTTGGACCCGGTTCCCAAAAAGGAAGTTTTTAAATATATCATTGCTTCTAATATGGGAACTTCTGTTTTAAAACGGGTTGATACATTTAAAACGGTCTATTCCAATAAAACATTTGATTATATGGCTTGTAAAAAGCCTATTTTGCTTTTAATTGATGGTGTTTCAAGGGAGTTAGTTGAAGCGGCAGAATGCGGCATTTTTGCCGAGCCAGAATGTCCCGAAGATATTGCTTCAAAAATTAGGTTATATCTTGAAAACCCCGATTTATTAAGCATTCAAGGTGAAAATGGTTATAATTATGCAAAGAAATATTTTGATAGAGGTTTTTTAGCAAAAAAGTATATTCAATATTTGATGAATGTCCCATCGTAA
- a CDS encoding bi-domain-containing oxidoreductase: MKQIIQSFKTGETILEEVPAPQVKQGTVLIKTAYSLVSLGTERMLVEFGKSNLLQKARQQPDKVNQVLDKMKTDGVVPTLEAVFNKLGEPLPLGYCNVGEVIAVGQGVSEFKKGDRVASNGPHAEFVCVPKNLVAGIPSEVSYEEAAFTVIGSIGLQGIRLCNPTFGETIVVTGLGLIGLLTAQMLLANGCNVIGIDFDASKLELAKQWGIQTINPAKGDDPVKVVMQYTNGIGADGVIITASTKSNEVISQAAQMSRKRGRIVLVGVIGLDISRADFYEKELSFQVSCSYGPGRYDDNYEQKGQDYPIGFVRWTEKRNFDAILQAIAVGKLNVKPLITEVVELENYLRVYGDMKNSGAVASLLKYQADESRYNNTIKISENKNTGKNNGIAIIGAGNFTKMTVLPAFKNCSANLSHIVSSGGVSGTALAKKFGIVNSTTDYHAVLKDENVNTVMITTRHNLHASMTVDALQNGKNVFVEKPLALNNEEYEAIKESYKKSSNTITVGFNRRFSPFAAKMKSLLGVSNSPIHVVTTMNAGAIPSNVWVHDLKIGGGRIVGEACHFIDLITFLTGSKVISVCMTALGENPDESTDNATILLKYENGSNGVINYFANGSKSYDKERVEVYSQERTLILQNWRKLTGFGFNGFTSMASKMDKGHEAQFRLLTEQVNNGGPALIPFEEIENTTKATFAAIQSLKEFRWIAV; this comes from the coding sequence ATGAAACAAATTATACAATCGTTCAAGACGGGAGAAACAATACTTGAAGAAGTTCCTGCGCCACAAGTAAAACAGGGAACTGTTTTGATTAAAACGGCATATAGCTTGGTTTCGTTAGGTACTGAACGTATGTTAGTTGAGTTTGGAAAATCAAATTTGCTTCAAAAAGCCCGTCAACAACCGGATAAGGTCAATCAAGTATTGGATAAAATGAAAACTGATGGGGTAGTGCCTACTCTTGAAGCAGTTTTTAACAAATTAGGTGAACCTCTTCCGCTTGGGTATTGCAATGTGGGGGAAGTAATTGCCGTCGGTCAAGGCGTCAGCGAGTTTAAAAAGGGGGATAGGGTGGCTTCCAATGGCCCTCATGCCGAGTTTGTATGCGTTCCGAAAAATTTAGTTGCGGGAATTCCTTCAGAAGTTTCATACGAGGAAGCCGCATTTACAGTTATCGGGAGCATCGGTTTGCAAGGTATTCGTTTATGTAATCCGACATTTGGCGAGACGATTGTCGTAACGGGGCTAGGACTCATCGGGTTGCTCACGGCTCAAATGCTTTTAGCTAACGGCTGTAATGTCATTGGCATTGATTTTGACGCCTCCAAATTGGAGCTTGCAAAGCAATGGGGAATTCAGACCATTAACCCAGCCAAAGGAGATGACCCCGTTAAAGTAGTGATGCAATATACAAACGGTATTGGGGCTGACGGTGTGATTATTACCGCTTCGACGAAAAGCAATGAGGTGATTTCTCAAGCGGCTCAGATGAGTCGCAAGCGTGGGCGTATTGTGTTGGTCGGCGTTATTGGGCTTGACATTAGCCGTGCCGATTTTTACGAAAAAGAACTCTCGTTCCAAGTGTCTTGTTCTTATGGCCCCGGTCGTTATGACGATAATTATGAGCAAAAAGGGCAAGATTATCCGATCGGTTTTGTTCGCTGGACTGAAAAACGCAACTTTGATGCTATTTTGCAGGCAATCGCTGTAGGGAAGCTCAATGTAAAGCCGCTAATTACAGAAGTTGTAGAATTGGAAAACTATCTTCGTGTTTACGGGGATATGAAAAATTCCGGTGCAGTTGCGTCGTTGCTAAAATATCAAGCCGATGAAAGCCGTTATAATAATACGATAAAAATATCGGAAAATAAGAATACCGGAAAAAATAATGGAATAGCAATTATCGGAGCCGGCAATTTTACTAAAATGACCGTCTTACCTGCATTCAAAAATTGCTCTGCAAATCTTTCTCACATTGTCAGTTCGGGTGGTGTTTCCGGAACAGCATTAGCTAAAAAGTTTGGGATTGTAAATAGCACGACCGATTATCATGCGGTTTTGAAAGATGAAAATGTTAATACTGTTATGATTACAACAAGGCATAATTTACATGCCTCAATGACAGTAGATGCGTTACAAAATGGAAAAAATGTTTTTGTAGAAAAGCCCCTTGCTTTAAATAATGAAGAGTATGAAGCGATTAAAGAGTCGTATAAAAAGAGTTCAAACACTATTACCGTCGGTTTTAATAGAAGATTTTCCCCTTTTGCGGCAAAAATGAAGTCATTATTAGGGGTAAGCAATAGCCCTATACATGTGGTTACGACAATGAATGCCGGTGCTATTCCAAGCAACGTATGGGTACATGATTTGAAAATAGGAGGTGGGCGTATTGTTGGAGAAGCATGCCATTTTATTGATTTGATTACTTTTCTTACGGGAAGTAAAGTGATTTCTGTTTGTATGACGGCATTAGGTGAAAATCCGGATGAAAGCACGGACAATGCTACGATTCTTTTGAAATATGAAAACGGTTCCAACGGCGTTATTAATTATTTTGCAAATGGAAGTAAATCGTATGATAAAGAGCGAGTTGAAGTTTATTCGCAAGAAAGAACGTTAATTTTACAGAACTGGCGAAAACTTACCGGATTTGGTTTTAATGGTTTTACAAGTATGGCTTCTAAAATGGATAAAGGCCATGAAGCTCAGTTTCGGTTGCTTACGGAACAAGTAAATAACGGAGGCCCCGCTCTTATCCCCTTTGAAGAAATTGAAAATACTACCAAGGCTACATTTGCTGCTATACAGAGTTTAAAAGAATTTCGTTGGATCGCAGTGTGA
- a CDS encoding sulfotransferase encodes MLIQIDGWFGAGKSVLWMLLDGHPDVFCSPIHDYAYCAFLDQSDNLDWVKTKHIEILRKALARTQYYKFEKVFRDGFMTFEFSTDDIMKIPYQVDYYKFDKLFIDKLLQKDSWTLSEITETLYHSIWESHYRSSENLAEPKFFASMSNALYIDKYHHFPVIFPGGKSIQVRRRVEKIIATRSKRKPRPEDFKTWTFFSDPLEKRIAEGEVEKILSFYDQYDELVSKYPDVFMVVDFLDLVNDTEKAIAKVTEFLNIPFHPNLKIASYSGKELINNGKKYIGQENDNIDELLTKQEQAIIHERIEQYYSNKKQ; translated from the coding sequence ATGTTGATTCAAATAGACGGTTGGTTTGGTGCAGGCAAAAGCGTTTTATGGATGTTACTTGATGGCCATCCTGATGTTTTTTGTAGTCCGATACATGATTATGCCTATTGTGCATTTCTTGATCAATCCGATAATCTGGACTGGGTTAAAACAAAGCATATAGAAATCCTTAGAAAAGCACTTGCCCGTACTCAATATTACAAATTTGAAAAAGTTTTCAGGGATGGCTTTATGACTTTTGAGTTTTCAACTGATGATATCATGAAAATCCCTTATCAAGTTGACTACTATAAGTTTGATAAGCTATTTATTGATAAACTTTTACAAAAAGACAGCTGGACTCTCAGTGAAATTACTGAAACCCTCTATCATTCAATTTGGGAAAGTCATTATCGAAGTTCTGAAAATCTTGCAGAGCCGAAATTTTTTGCGAGCATGAGCAATGCGCTTTACATTGATAAATACCATCACTTTCCTGTTATTTTTCCTGGAGGCAAAAGCATTCAGGTAAGAAGAAGGGTTGAAAAGATTATTGCAACCCGTTCAAAAAGAAAACCCAGACCTGAAGATTTTAAAACCTGGACTTTTTTTAGCGATCCTTTAGAGAAGCGAATAGCTGAAGGCGAAGTAGAGAAAATTCTCAGCTTTTATGACCAGTACGATGAATTGGTTAGTAAGTATCCAGATGTTTTTATGGTGGTTGACTTTTTAGACTTGGTGAACGATACTGAAAAAGCCATTGCCAAAGTTACTGAATTTCTCAATATCCCTTTTCATCCTAATCTTAAAATCGCTTCATACAGTGGCAAAGAATTGATTAACAATGGGAAAAAGTATATTGGTCAAGAAAATGACAATATTGACGAATTACTCACCAAACAAGAGCAAGCAATAATCCATGAGCGAATTGAACAATATTACAGCAATAAAAAGCAATAG
- a CDS encoding heparinase II/III domain-containing protein has protein sequence MRKIYLYITTIFKLGIFNVFYVVWYKFSLKIGGRKFLFKKEIFRNDEPFFSEATIERLNYNEDWKNELLNDANKIINGEVRYYAYHWKNIGSPPDWFLNPFNNTRYPNSEQHWTSLPDFATSVGDIKNVWEASRFEWVVTLARAYAVTGEKKYLNALNTWLADWVEKNPLNIGPNWKCGQEASIRLFNLLNASFILRQNNAPSESLKCFVNASLLRISKNIRYAISQDNNHGTSEAIGLFIGGLWLQTFDEKKYGDAKKIAEKGRFWLENRVKKLIADGGGFSQHSVTYHRVMLDSLCFAEFWRRALSAKPFSEGFYHKVKASIDWLASLTDEYSGNAPNLGSNDGAFLLNFHSCAYRDFRPTLQFSAHLFYETSLFPSGCYDETLYWMGLKRQKEMASEKKNFSSEGYTVLRNDNSWALIKWPFYKFRPSHNDVFHIDLWYKGHNVFCDAGSFSYNPDNNFKHDLKSVRFHNTVFFDGHEQMPKLSRFLLANWLKPEIIAPIDATKQNSKKWSGSYKDSFGNRHERSVEVFDSVWEITDSLTGNFKEAVIGFNLNVSDCIINGSNVMSDCFEILCPENLELKIFDTVASDYYYEVHSIKKMEMKIKKQGKYITKIKLKNEGFAGKER, from the coding sequence ATGCGAAAAATCTATTTATACATAACTACTATTTTTAAACTTGGTATTTTCAACGTTTTTTACGTTGTCTGGTATAAGTTTTCTTTAAAAATAGGGGGGCGTAAATTTTTATTCAAAAAAGAAATTTTCAGAAATGACGAACCTTTCTTTTCTGAAGCAACAATTGAACGATTGAATTATAATGAAGACTGGAAAAATGAGCTTCTTAATGATGCAAATAAAATAATTAACGGCGAAGTTCGATATTATGCTTATCATTGGAAAAATATCGGAAGCCCTCCTGATTGGTTTTTAAATCCTTTTAATAATACTCGTTATCCTAATTCAGAACAACACTGGACATCGCTTCCCGATTTTGCCACATCGGTTGGTGATATTAAGAATGTTTGGGAAGCAAGCAGGTTTGAATGGGTTGTGACACTTGCGCGAGCCTATGCTGTGACAGGAGAAAAAAAATATTTGAATGCGCTAAACACATGGTTAGCCGATTGGGTTGAGAAAAACCCGTTAAATATCGGTCCGAATTGGAAATGTGGGCAAGAAGCAAGCATTCGTTTATTTAATTTACTCAACGCGTCTTTTATTTTAAGACAAAATAATGCGCCGTCCGAGTCGTTAAAATGTTTTGTAAATGCCTCTTTGCTTCGAATTAGCAAAAATATAAGATATGCTATTTCTCAGGATAACAATCATGGAACAAGCGAAGCAATCGGGCTTTTTATTGGTGGGTTATGGTTGCAAACATTTGATGAGAAAAAATACGGGGACGCGAAAAAAATTGCAGAAAAAGGGCGATTTTGGCTTGAAAATAGAGTGAAAAAGTTGATAGCGGATGGCGGTGGTTTTTCGCAGCATTCCGTTACTTACCATAGGGTTATGTTGGATTCGCTCTGTTTTGCAGAGTTTTGGCGTAGAGCATTGAGCGCCAAGCCTTTTTCCGAAGGTTTTTATCATAAAGTAAAAGCTTCTATTGATTGGTTGGCTTCTTTAACCGATGAGTATTCCGGAAATGCGCCGAATTTGGGTTCAAATGACGGCGCGTTTTTATTAAATTTTCACTCATGTGCTTATCGTGATTTCAGACCTACGCTGCAATTTTCCGCTCACTTATTTTATGAAACTTCTTTGTTCCCGAGTGGATGTTATGACGAGACTTTGTATTGGATGGGATTAAAACGTCAAAAAGAAATGGCGAGCGAAAAGAAAAATTTTTCATCCGAAGGTTACACTGTATTACGCAATGATAATTCATGGGCTTTGATAAAATGGCCTTTCTATAAATTTCGGCCTTCCCATAATGATGTATTTCATATAGATTTATGGTATAAAGGGCATAATGTTTTTTGTGATGCAGGTTCTTTTTCATACAACCCGGATAATAATTTTAAACATGATTTGAAATCCGTTCGTTTTCATAATACCGTTTTTTTTGACGGACATGAGCAAATGCCAAAATTAAGTCGGTTTTTACTTGCAAATTGGTTAAAGCCGGAAATAATAGCCCCAATTGACGCGACAAAGCAAAATTCGAAAAAATGGTCGGGTAGTTATAAGGATTCTTTTGGAAACAGGCATGAACGTTCGGTGGAAGTCTTTGATAGCGTATGGGAAATAACTGATTCTCTTACAGGAAATTTCAAAGAAGCTGTTATCGGATTTAACCTCAATGTTTCAGATTGTATTATAAACGGAAGTAATGTGATGTCAGATTGTTTTGAGATTTTATGCCCTGAGAATTTGGAATTAAAGATTTTTGACACTGTTGCCTCTGATTATTATTATGAAGTCCATTCAATAAAAAAAATGGAAATGAAAATAAAGAAACAAGGTAAATATATTACTAAAATCAAATTGAAAAATGAAGGATTTGCAGGGAAAGAAAGATAA
- a CDS encoding sugar transferase, with amino-acid sequence MLYKIFIKRLFDLMVSFLFLSVFGVFFILIALAIKLESKGPVFFNQIRLGREGKTFNLYKFRTMTDNPARVHGSTEVFENNPEVTKVGNILRRYKIDELPQLINVFKGDMSIVGPRPMLPQQEEVFDQNGKKRLDVLPGCTGLAQVNGNIYLPWNERWKYDAYYVDNLSLFLDIKYY; translated from the coding sequence ATGCTTTATAAAATTTTCATAAAACGACTATTTGATTTAATGGTATCATTTTTGTTCCTTTCCGTTTTTGGTGTTTTTTTTATTCTTATAGCTTTGGCGATTAAATTAGAGTCTAAAGGGCCTGTTTTTTTTAATCAAATAAGGTTAGGTCGGGAAGGCAAGACTTTTAATTTGTATAAATTTCGAACGATGACCGATAATCCGGCGAGAGTCCACGGAAGCACCGAAGTATTTGAAAATAATCCTGAAGTGACCAAAGTTGGCAATATACTGAGGCGATATAAAATAGACGAATTACCGCAGTTGATAAATGTTTTTAAAGGTGATATGTCTATCGTCGGACCTCGTCCGATGTTGCCTCAGCAAGAAGAGGTTTTTGATCAAAATGGAAAAAAGCGCTTGGATGTGTTACCCGGTTGTACCGGATTGGCTCAAGTAAATGGAAATATTTATTTGCCTTGGAATGAAAGATGGAAATATGATGCATATTATGTAGATAACTTATCTTTGTTTTTGGATATAAAATATTATTAA